Proteins encoded by one window of Chondromyces crocatus:
- a CDS encoding DUF4215 domain-containing protein, which translates to MPWMRRSALLVYVFGLLCTFALLVAMTRNAAAQTTIPGGNVINQTWTLAGSPYTVQGDVVVPAGATLTIEAGVQVRFASTDAQTSGLDTSRVELTVRGTLNLNGTAANPVVLQASSGSSAGLWYGVVADQASAVLNTSHVNVRHAEYGFHLLVGQQTLQGITAHTNRYGIYFAGSASGSVTNSILRHNTSAGVNVYPSSGSASSVTIDHCTVHANSEYGVFARTSPGVVLTVDVTNSIVTNNNYGIYRHTVSGNPTVNVTYSNVWNNSPINYGGTSGGVGSFSANPLYVNDVGNPRPTSNSPARFAASDGSDIGALPYTGNPTNGLLGVLWSDLTLGPSGSPHLVTGDLTVGPGVTLTLQPGTTLRFDPVDVMRSGLDVSRNELTVRGSLRAEGTPAQRVTITSSSTSIGAWWGIRLAASSSGNSFFNTIVTRATYAVYVEEGTQNIDGLVAQGNNHGVYFAGNASGSVVNSLLRNNAGSGVHISTSSGAGNTVNVVNSTLHGNSADGIHARTSSGVDLTVNVTNSIITQNSTGIYRYTTSGNAVVNVIHSNVWGNSSGNYSGVTAGTGSLSVNPLYVAAPGDLRLQSTSACIDAGTATGAPSADLDGNPRPLDGDGINGAAFDMGAYEFMPASICGDGIVGPGEACDDGPQNGQYNHCRADCGGPGPRCGDGITNGPEQCDDGNASNTDGCLNTCTLAACGDGFVQAGVEQCDDGNQSNSDACLNTCVNASCGDGFVQAGFEQCDDGNQSNSDACLNTCVNASCGDGFVQAGFEQCDDGNQSNNDACLNTCVNAACGDGFVRTGVEQCDDGNQSNNDACLNTCVNAACGDGFVRTGVEQCDDGNQSNNDACLNTCTSATCGDGFVRTGVEQCDDGNQSNNDACLNTCTSATCGDGFVQTGVEACDDGNPIDDDDCRNNCALPGCGDGVVQAGEACDDGNQSNNDGCLNTCMLATCGDGFVRDGVEACDDGNQDDTDECVEGCVEAVCGDGFVQEGVEDCDDGNTTSGDGCSATCTSEGQGGAGGGQGGAGGGSGGSGGEGGLGAGGAGAGGAGGEGGEGGLGAGGDGLGGVGGSRGQDGDNVEDDGGCGCRAAGSKRSPQGSALLVLGGLAALVARRRRVKLAA; encoded by the coding sequence ATGCCGTGGATGCGCCGTTCTGCGCTGCTGGTCTACGTATTCGGTCTGCTGTGTACCTTCGCGCTGCTCGTCGCCATGACGCGCAATGCAGCAGCGCAGACGACAATCCCCGGTGGAAACGTCATCAACCAGACGTGGACCCTCGCCGGGAGCCCCTACACGGTGCAAGGGGACGTGGTCGTCCCCGCCGGGGCGACGCTCACCATCGAGGCCGGCGTGCAGGTGCGCTTCGCTTCGACGGACGCACAAACCTCCGGGCTGGATACCTCCCGCGTGGAGCTGACCGTCCGCGGGACACTGAACTTGAACGGGACGGCCGCGAACCCGGTGGTGCTCCAGGCCAGCTCCGGTAGCTCGGCGGGGCTCTGGTATGGCGTCGTCGCCGACCAAGCGTCCGCCGTGCTGAATACCAGCCACGTCAACGTGCGACACGCGGAGTATGGGTTCCATCTCCTCGTGGGTCAACAGACCCTGCAGGGCATCACGGCCCATACCAACCGCTACGGCATCTACTTCGCGGGCAGTGCGTCCGGTTCGGTGACGAACTCGATCCTGCGCCACAACACCAGCGCTGGGGTCAATGTCTACCCCAGCAGCGGCTCTGCAAGTTCCGTCACCATCGACCATTGCACCGTCCACGCCAACAGCGAGTACGGGGTCTTTGCGCGCACCAGCCCTGGCGTCGTCCTGACCGTCGACGTCACCAACAGCATCGTCACCAACAACAACTACGGCATCTACAGGCACACGGTCTCGGGCAACCCTACGGTCAATGTCACGTACTCCAATGTCTGGAACAACTCGCCCATCAATTACGGCGGCACCTCCGGCGGCGTTGGCTCGTTCTCCGCGAACCCCCTCTATGTCAACGATGTCGGCAACCCGCGCCCTACCTCCAACTCTCCGGCGCGCTTCGCTGCCAGCGACGGAAGTGACATCGGCGCTCTCCCCTACACCGGGAATCCGACGAACGGCCTGCTCGGCGTGCTCTGGAGCGACCTGACCCTGGGCCCCTCGGGCTCACCCCACCTGGTCACTGGCGACCTCACCGTTGGGCCGGGCGTCACCCTCACCCTGCAACCGGGTACCACACTGCGCTTCGACCCCGTCGATGTCATGCGCTCGGGGCTCGACGTCAGCCGCAACGAGCTGACCGTGCGCGGGAGCCTCCGCGCCGAGGGAACACCTGCACAGCGCGTCACCATTACCTCCTCCAGCACCTCCATCGGCGCGTGGTGGGGTATCCGTCTCGCGGCATCGTCCTCCGGCAACTCGTTCTTCAACACCATCGTCACCCGCGCCACCTACGCCGTCTACGTCGAAGAAGGCACGCAGAACATCGATGGCCTGGTCGCGCAAGGAAACAACCACGGCGTCTACTTCGCAGGCAATGCGTCCGGCTCGGTGGTGAACTCGCTCCTGCGCAACAACGCCGGCTCCGGTGTCCACATCTCCACCAGCAGCGGAGCGGGAAACACGGTCAACGTCGTCAACTCCACCCTCCACGGCAACAGCGCCGATGGCATCCATGCGCGCACCAGCTCGGGTGTGGACCTGACCGTCAACGTCACCAACAGCATCATCACCCAGAACAGCACCGGCATCTACCGCTACACGACCTCAGGCAACGCCGTGGTCAACGTCATTCACTCCAACGTCTGGGGGAACTCGAGCGGCAACTACTCCGGCGTCACCGCGGGCACCGGCTCGCTCTCCGTCAACCCCCTCTACGTCGCCGCCCCGGGGGATCTCCGGCTCCAGAGCACGAGCGCGTGCATCGACGCGGGCACGGCGACGGGGGCGCCGAGCGCGGACCTCGACGGCAACCCGCGACCGCTGGACGGGGACGGGATCAACGGGGCGGCCTTCGACATGGGCGCCTACGAGTTCATGCCCGCGTCGATATGCGGGGATGGCATCGTCGGCCCCGGGGAGGCCTGTGACGATGGCCCACAGAACGGCCAGTACAACCACTGCCGCGCGGACTGTGGCGGCCCGGGCCCGCGCTGCGGCGACGGGATCACCAACGGCCCGGAGCAGTGCGACGACGGCAACGCGAGCAATACGGACGGCTGTCTCAACACGTGCACACTCGCCGCGTGCGGCGATGGCTTCGTCCAGGCCGGCGTCGAGCAGTGCGACGATGGCAACCAGAGCAACAGCGACGCTTGCCTCAATACCTGCGTCAATGCCTCCTGCGGCGATGGCTTCGTCCAGGCCGGCTTCGAGCAGTGCGACGACGGCAACCAGAGCAACAGCGACGCTTGCCTCAATACCTGCGTCAATGCCTCCTGCGGCGATGGCTTCGTCCAGGCCGGCTTCGAGCAGTGCGACGACGGCAACCAGAGCAACAACGACGCTTGCCTCAATACCTGCGTCAACGCGGCCTGCGGCGACGGCTTCGTCAGGACCGGCGTCGAGCAGTGCGATGACGGCAACCAGAGCAACAACGACGCTTGCCTCAATACCTGCGTCAACGCGGCCTGCGGCGACGGCTTCGTCAGGACCGGCGTCGAGCAGTGCGATGACGGCAACCAGAGCAACAATGACGCTTGCCTCAACACCTGCACCAGCGCGACCTGCGGCGACGGCTTCGTCAGGACCGGCGTCGAGCAGTGCGATGACGGCAACCAGAGCAACAATGACGCTTGCCTCAACACCTGCACCAGCGCGACCTGCGGCGATGGCTTCGTCCAGACCGGGGTCGAGGCCTGTGACGACGGCAACCCGATCGACGACGACGACTGCCGCAACAACTGTGCGCTGCCAGGCTGCGGCGATGGCGTGGTGCAGGCAGGGGAAGCTTGCGACGACGGCAACCAGAGCAACAACGACGGCTGCTTGAATACCTGCATGCTCGCCACCTGCGGCGATGGCTTCGTCCGCGATGGCGTCGAGGCGTGCGACGACGGCAACCAGGACGACACCGACGAGTGCGTCGAGGGCTGCGTCGAGGCGGTCTGCGGCGACGGCTTCGTCCAGGAAGGGGTCGAGGACTGCGACGATGGCAACACCACGAGCGGCGATGGCTGCTCGGCGACCTGCACGAGCGAAGGCCAGGGCGGCGCTGGCGGAGGCCAGGGCGGCGCTGGCGGAGGCTCGGGCGGCAGCGGGGGCGAAGGCGGGCTCGGCGCTGGGGGCGCTGGCGCTGGGGGCGCCGGGGGTGAAGGCGGTGAGGGTGGCCTCGGCGCGGGCGGCGACGGGCTCGGCGGCGTCGGCGGCTCCCGCGGGCAGGATGGCGACAATGTCGAGGATGACGGGGGCTGCGGCTGCCGCGCAGCCGGCAGCAAGCGCAGTCCGCAAGGGAGCGCGCTGCTGGTGCTGGGTGGCCTGGCTGCCCTGGTGGCACGGCGCCGTCGCGTGAAGCTGGCCGCGTGA
- a CDS encoding DUF4215 domain-containing protein has product MPLKRSSALSAFFFGLLCAVALLVGLTRNASAQTTIPGGNIANQTWTLAGSPYRVQGDIVIPAGSTLTIEAGVEVHVTPTDAQSGGLDSGRVEVTVRGTLNLNGTAASPVRFRATSNSTTPSLWYGVLTDGASAQLNVSHVHIQNARYAFHFSEGSHVLNHVSGQYNTQAVHVTGTATATVNHATFNNNTHGVYFTGGSSGSVNHSILRDNTNTGIYSQITGDAQSTISVLGCTLYANTTHGIYVQAAPSASLNFAVRNSIVTHNGTGLLRYTVTGNPSVSLTYSNVWGNTTNTTGGITSGAGLLQTNPLYVSASNLRLTSNSPARFASDTGGDIGALPYTGDPTTGLLGVLWDDRTLDASGSPYTVTGDLIVAPGVTLTLQPGTTLRFATTDAMGAGEDPALGELEVQGRLLAAGTLTQPIIFESAGSATPSWWGVNIGPTSTGSVTSHITIRRSRYGLHINNPSHVVDALTAQNNSYGVHVMGTSTASVTRSRLENNTYGAFFTNGASGSVVNSVIRNNTNTGVYTFIGNAVSSTVRVINSTVYANATYGLYVHAGANTTLAVHVTNSIVTNNGTGIFRYTSSGNPTVSVTYSDVWSNSPNYTGVAAGAGTISANPQYVSASDLRLQSTSPCIDTGTSSGAPDTDFDGNARPLDGDGVNGPAFDMGAYEFVGPSVCGDGAVGPGEVCDDGAQNGQYGRCLSDCSGLGPHCGDGIANGPEQCDDGNQSNTDACLNTCMVATCGDGFVQAGVEQCDDGNQSNNDACLNTCVPAFCGDGFVRTGVEQCDDGNLSNTDACLNTCVHATCGDGFVQIGVEQCDDGNLSNDDACLNTCMAATCGDGFVQTGVEQCDDGNQSNDDACLNTCTNASCGDGFVQTGVEQCDDGNQSNDDACLNTCTNASCGDGFVRTGVEQCDDGNQSNNDACLNTCVPASCGDGFVRTGVEQCDDGNQSNNDACLNTCVPASCGDGFVQTGVEQCDDGNQSNDDACLNTCTNASCGDGFVQTGVEACDDGNEIDNDDCRNNCSLPTCGDGVVQAGEACDDGNQSNNDACLNTCMLAICGDGFVRDGVEECDDGNQDDTDECVEGCVEATCGDGFVQEGVEECDDGNDESGDGCAADCTSEGQGGAGGGFGGAGGGFGGAGGGFGGAGGGFGGAGGFGGAGGGFGGAGGGFGGAGGNGGAGLGGSGGSTSGGDGAAEDDGGCGCRAAGGESTSQGSALLLLGGLAAMVGRRRRVKRAA; this is encoded by the coding sequence ATGCCTTTGAAGCGCAGCTCGGCGCTTTCCGCCTTCTTTTTCGGCTTGCTGTGTGCGGTGGCATTGCTGGTCGGTCTGACCCGCAATGCCTCGGCCCAGACGACCATTCCTGGCGGAAATATCGCCAACCAGACCTGGACGCTCGCGGGGAGCCCCTACCGGGTGCAAGGCGACATCGTGATCCCGGCTGGCTCGACGCTCACGATCGAGGCAGGCGTCGAGGTCCACGTCACCCCGACGGACGCGCAAAGCGGCGGCCTGGACTCCGGTCGGGTCGAGGTGACGGTGCGCGGAACGCTGAACCTGAACGGCACGGCGGCCAGTCCGGTCCGCTTCCGGGCGACCTCGAACAGCACGACACCATCGCTCTGGTACGGCGTTCTGACCGATGGAGCGAGCGCTCAGCTCAACGTGAGCCACGTCCACATCCAGAATGCGCGGTATGCGTTCCACTTCAGTGAAGGCAGCCACGTCCTGAATCACGTCTCCGGCCAGTACAATACCCAGGCGGTTCATGTCACCGGCACGGCAACGGCGACGGTGAATCACGCGACATTCAACAACAACACCCACGGCGTCTACTTCACGGGTGGCTCCTCGGGCTCGGTGAACCACTCGATCCTCCGGGACAACACCAACACCGGCATCTACAGCCAGATCACCGGCGACGCGCAGAGCACCATCAGCGTGCTCGGCTGCACGCTGTACGCGAACACCACGCACGGGATCTACGTGCAAGCTGCGCCCTCGGCCTCGCTGAACTTCGCTGTCAGGAACAGCATCGTCACGCACAACGGCACCGGCCTCCTTCGCTACACCGTCACCGGAAACCCTTCTGTCAGCCTCACCTATTCCAATGTCTGGGGGAACACGACCAACACGACCGGAGGCATCACCTCAGGGGCGGGGCTGCTCCAGACCAACCCGCTGTACGTGAGCGCGTCGAACCTGCGCCTCACGTCGAACTCTCCTGCGCGCTTCGCCTCCGACACGGGTGGCGACATCGGCGCGCTCCCGTACACGGGGGATCCCACGACCGGCCTGCTGGGCGTGCTCTGGGACGACCGGACGCTCGACGCATCGGGATCGCCGTACACGGTCACGGGTGACCTCATCGTCGCCCCCGGCGTGACGTTGACCTTGCAGCCAGGGACGACACTGCGCTTCGCGACGACCGACGCGATGGGCGCTGGAGAGGACCCGGCCCTTGGCGAGCTGGAGGTGCAGGGGCGGCTCCTCGCCGCGGGGACCCTGACCCAGCCAATCATCTTCGAGTCCGCAGGCTCCGCCACGCCCTCCTGGTGGGGCGTCAACATCGGACCGACCTCGACGGGGAGCGTGACGTCGCACATCACGATCCGCCGCTCCCGATACGGTCTGCACATCAACAACCCGAGCCATGTCGTCGACGCCCTGACGGCCCAGAACAATTCGTATGGGGTCCATGTCATGGGCACCTCGACGGCCTCGGTGACCCGCTCGCGGCTCGAGAACAACACCTACGGGGCCTTCTTCACGAACGGCGCCTCGGGCTCGGTCGTCAACTCGGTGATCCGCAACAACACGAACACCGGCGTCTACACCTTCATCGGCAATGCGGTGAGCAGCACCGTCCGCGTGATCAACAGTACCGTCTACGCCAACGCCACCTACGGCTTGTATGTGCATGCAGGGGCGAACACGACGCTGGCGGTGCACGTCACCAACAGCATCGTCACCAACAACGGTACCGGGATCTTTCGCTACACGAGCTCCGGGAACCCCACCGTCAGCGTCACGTACTCCGACGTGTGGAGCAACTCGCCCAACTATACCGGCGTCGCAGCAGGAGCTGGGACGATCTCGGCCAACCCGCAGTACGTGAGCGCGAGCGATCTCCGGCTCCAGTCCACGAGTCCGTGCATCGACACGGGGACATCTTCGGGCGCGCCGGACACGGATTTCGACGGAAACGCGAGGCCGCTGGACGGCGATGGCGTCAACGGCCCCGCCTTCGACATGGGCGCCTACGAGTTCGTCGGCCCATCCGTGTGCGGCGATGGCGCGGTGGGGCCAGGCGAGGTCTGCGACGACGGGGCGCAGAACGGGCAGTACGGCCGGTGTCTGTCCGACTGCAGCGGGCTCGGACCGCATTGCGGGGACGGGATCGCGAACGGTCCCGAGCAGTGCGATGACGGCAACCAGAGCAACACCGATGCTTGCTTGAACACCTGCATGGTGGCGACCTGCGGCGACGGGTTCGTGCAGGCTGGTGTCGAGCAGTGCGACGATGGCAACCAGAGCAACAACGACGCTTGCTTGAACACCTGTGTCCCCGCCTTCTGCGGCGACGGCTTCGTCAGGACCGGTGTCGAGCAGTGCGACGACGGCAACCTGAGCAACACCGATGCCTGCTTGAACACCTGCGTCCACGCCACCTGTGGCGATGGCTTCGTCCAGATCGGCGTCGAGCAGTGCGATGACGGCAATCTGAGCAACGACGACGCCTGCTTGAACACCTGCATGGCGGCGACCTGCGGCGACGGATTCGTTCAGACCGGCGTCGAGCAGTGCGACGACGGCAACCAGAGCAACGACGACGCCTGCTTGAACACCTGCACCAATGCCAGCTGCGGCGACGGATTCGTTCAGACCGGCGTCGAGCAGTGCGACGACGGCAACCAGAGCAACGACGACGCCTGCTTGAACACCTGCACCAATGCCAGCTGCGGTGATGGTTTCGTCAGGACCGGCGTCGAGCAATGCGATGACGGCAACCAGAGCAACAACGACGCTTGCTTGAATACCTGCGTGCCTGCCAGCTGCGGTGATGGTTTCGTCAGGACCGGCGTCGAGCAATGCGATGACGGCAACCAGAGCAACAACGACGCTTGCTTGAATACCTGCGTGCCTGCCAGCTGCGGTGATGGCTTCGTCCAGACCGGCGTCGAGCAGTGCGATGACGGCAACCAGAGCAACGACGACGCCTGCTTGAACACCTGCACCAATGCCAGCTGCGGTGATGGCTTCGTTCAGACCGGCGTCGAGGCCTGTGACGACGGCAATGAGATCGACAATGACGATTGTCGCAACAACTGCTCGCTACCCACCTGTGGAGACGGGGTGGTACAGGCGGGGGAAGCTTGCGACGACGGCAACCAGAGCAACAACGACGCCTGCTTGAACACCTGCATGCTCGCTATCTGCGGCGACGGCTTCGTCCGGGATGGGGTCGAGGAGTGCGACGACGGCAACCAGGACGACACCGACGAGTGCGTCGAGGGCTGCGTCGAGGCCACCTGCGGTGATGGCTTCGTCCAGGAGGGGGTCGAGGAATGCGACGACGGCAACGACGAGAGCGGGGACGGCTGCGCCGCCGACTGCACGAGTGAAGGCCAGGGGGGCGCCGGTGGCGGCTTCGGGGGCGCCGGTGGCGGCTTCGGGGGCGCCGGTGGCGGCTTCGGGGGCGCCGGTGGCGGCTTCGGGGGGGCTGGCGGCTTCGGTGGCGCTGGTGGCGGCTTCGGGGGCGCTGGTGGCGGCTTCGGTGGTGCCGGTGGCAACGGAGGCGCTGGGCTCGGTGGATCCGGGGGCTCGACCAGCGGTGGTGACGGGGCTGCCGAGGACGATGGCGGCTGCGGGTGCCGCGCCGCAGGCGGCGAGAGCACCTCGCAAGGAAGCGCGCTGCTGCTGCTGGGCGGCCTGGCGGCCATGGTCGGGCGACGGCGGCGGGTGAAGCGCGCCGCCTGA
- a CDS encoding DUF4215 domain-containing protein, producing the protein MLLKRHSALSAFLFGLLCTVALLVGLTGNALAQTTIPGGNIINQTWTLAGSPYRVQGDIVIPAGSTLTIEAGVQVHVSTSDAQGTGQDTSQVEVTVRGTMNLNGTAANPILFRAISGTTAALWYGVVAEGASAQLAINNVEIQNARYGFYFSEGTHVLNSVTGHTNTYAVYLAGTAAASVNYATLRNNTYGVYFAGGSSGSVNNSVLRDNSHTGIYTYVSSGTQSTISVVGSTVRGNSTNGIYVRSGSGISLTYAVRNSIVTNNGNGIFRYITSGNPTVNVTYSDVWSNTTNYTNVTEGTGTFSANPLYVSASNLRLTSNSPARFASDTGGDIGALSYTGDPTSGLLGVLWNDRTLDASGSPHAVTGDLTIAPGVTLTLQPGTTLRFGSSDAMGAGEATTEIELDVKGRLNAAGTVAQPITFDSSSSNTPAWWGIHLRPTSTGSVTSNIAISRARYGLYIDNPNHAVDALTARNNSYGVYVVGTATASVTRSLFQTNTYGVYFSGGSAGSVVNSILRNNTHTGIYAYVSTVTSSTIRVINSTVYANSTTGLYVRGATNASLTVHVTNSIFTSNGTGIFRYTTSGNPTVNVTYSDVWSNTTNYTNVTAGTGSISANPLYVGASDLRLQSTSLCIDAGTPSGAPNVDFDGNPRPLDGDGINGAAFDMGAYEFVGLSVCGDGVVGPGEVCDDGAQNGQYGRCRTDCSGLGPRCGDGITNGPEQCDDGNQSNTDACLNTCMMAACGDGFVQAGVEQCDDGNQSNNDACLNTCIPAFCGDGFTRAGVEQCDDGNQSNNDACLNTCAHATCGDGFIRTGVEQCDDGNQSNNDACLNTCVPATCGDGFVRTGVEQCDDGNQSNNDACLNTCTNAACGDGFVRTGVEQCDDGNQSNNDACLNTCTNATCGDGFVQTGVEACDDGNQIDNDECRNNCSRPGCGDGVLQPGEACDDGNQSNDDGCLNTCIVASCGDGFVRTGVEECDDGNQDDTDECVEGCVEAACGDGFVQEGVEDCDDGNTTSGDGCSATCSSEGQGGAGGGSGGSGGEGGLGAGGAGGAGGEGGLGAGGAGGDGLGGVGGSGGQGDGDVEDDGGCGCRAAGSERGPQGSALLLLGGLAALMARRRRVKLAA; encoded by the coding sequence ATGCTTTTGAAGCGCCACTCCGCGCTTTCCGCCTTCCTGTTCGGTCTGCTCTGTACGGTGGCATTGCTGGTCGGTCTGACGGGCAATGCCTTGGCCCAGACGACCATTCCCGGCGGGAACATCATCAACCAGACCTGGACCCTCGCGGGGAGCCCCTACCGGGTACAAGGCGACATCGTGATCCCGGCCGGCTCGACGCTCACGATCGAGGCGGGCGTCCAGGTGCACGTCAGCACGTCGGACGCGCAAGGCACCGGCCAGGACACCTCTCAGGTCGAGGTGACGGTGCGCGGGACGATGAACCTGAACGGGACCGCGGCCAACCCGATCCTCTTCCGCGCGATCTCGGGGACCACGGCCGCGCTCTGGTACGGCGTGGTTGCCGAGGGGGCGAGCGCGCAGCTCGCGATCAACAACGTCGAGATCCAGAACGCGCGGTACGGGTTCTACTTCAGCGAAGGGACCCACGTCCTGAACTCCGTCACGGGTCACACCAACACCTACGCGGTCTATCTCGCTGGCACCGCTGCGGCGTCCGTGAACTACGCGACGCTTCGCAACAACACGTACGGTGTCTACTTTGCCGGCGGCTCCTCGGGCTCGGTGAACAACTCGGTCCTGCGGGACAACAGCCACACCGGCATCTACACCTATGTCAGCAGCGGCACGCAGAGCACCATTTCCGTGGTCGGCTCCACGGTGCGCGGCAACAGCACGAACGGGATCTACGTGCGGTCGGGGTCCGGCATCTCGCTGACCTACGCTGTCAGGAACAGCATCGTCACGAACAACGGCAACGGCATCTTCCGCTACATCACCAGCGGGAACCCCACCGTCAACGTCACGTACTCCGACGTGTGGAGCAACACGACCAACTACACCAACGTCACCGAGGGGACTGGCACGTTCTCGGCCAACCCGCTGTACGTGAGCGCGTCGAACCTGCGCCTCACCTCGAACTCTCCAGCGCGCTTCGCCTCCGATACGGGTGGCGACATCGGCGCGCTCTCCTACACGGGGGATCCCACGAGCGGTCTCCTGGGGGTGCTCTGGAACGACCGGACGCTCGACGCCTCCGGCTCGCCTCACGCGGTGACCGGTGACCTCACCATCGCCCCCGGCGTGACCTTGACCTTGCAGCCGGGGACCACGCTGCGCTTCGGATCGAGCGACGCGATGGGCGCGGGCGAGGCCACGACCGAGATCGAGCTGGATGTGAAGGGGCGGCTCAACGCCGCAGGGACGGTGGCTCAGCCGATCACCTTCGACAGCAGCAGCTCCAACACCCCCGCGTGGTGGGGCATTCACCTCAGGCCGACCTCGACCGGGAGCGTGACCTCCAACATCGCCATCTCCAGGGCCAGGTACGGCCTGTACATCGACAACCCCAACCACGCCGTCGACGCACTGACGGCCCGAAACAACAGCTACGGGGTCTACGTCGTCGGTACCGCAACGGCCTCGGTGACCCGCTCGCTGTTCCAGACCAACACGTACGGGGTCTACTTCTCGGGCGGCTCCGCCGGCTCGGTGGTCAACTCGATCCTCCGCAACAACACCCACACCGGGATCTATGCCTACGTCAGCACCGTGACGAGCAGCACGATCCGCGTGATCAACAGCACGGTGTACGCCAACAGCACCACTGGCTTGTACGTGCGGGGAGCCACGAACGCATCGCTGACGGTGCACGTCACCAACTCCATTTTCACGAGCAACGGCACCGGCATCTTCCGCTACACGACCAGCGGGAACCCCACCGTCAACGTCACGTACTCCGACGTGTGGAGCAACACGACCAACTACACCAACGTCACGGCGGGGACAGGGTCGATCTCGGCGAACCCGCTGTACGTGGGCGCGAGCGATCTCCGGTTGCAGTCCACGAGCCTGTGCATCGACGCGGGGACGCCGTCGGGCGCGCCGAACGTGGATTTCGACGGAAACCCCAGGCCGCTGGACGGCGACGGGATCAACGGCGCCGCCTTCGACATGGGCGCCTACGAGTTCGTCGGCCTGTCGGTGTGCGGTGATGGCGTGGTGGGGCCCGGCGAGGTCTGCGACGATGGGGCGCAGAACGGGCAGTACGGCCGGTGCCGGACGGACTGCAGCGGGCTCGGGCCGCGCTGCGGTGACGGGATCACGAATGGCCCCGAGCAGTGCGACGACGGCAACCAGAGCAACACCGATGCCTGCTTGAACACCTGCATGATGGCGGCCTGCGGGGACGGGTTCGTGCAGGCAGGCGTCGAGCAGTGCGACGACGGCAACCAGAGCAACAACGACGCTTGCTTGAACACCTGCATCCCGGCCTTCTGCGGCGATGGGTTCACCAGGGCCGGCGTCGAGCAGTGCGACGACGGCAACCAGAGCAACAACGACGCTTGCTTGAACACCTGTGCCCACGCCACCTGCGGCGATGGGTTCATCAGGACCGGCGTCGAGCAGTGCGACGACGGCAACCAGAGCAACAACGACGCTTGCTTGAACACCTGCGTGCCCGCCACCTGCGGCGATGGCTTCGTCAGGACCGGCGTCGAACAGTGCGACGACGGCAACCAGAGCAACAACGACGCTTGCCTCAACACCTGCACCAACGCCGCCTGCGGCGATGGCTTCGTCAGGACCGGCGTCGAGCAGTGCGACGACGGCAACCAGAGCAACAACGACGCTTGCCTCAACACCTGCACCAACGCGACCTGCGGTGACGGCTTCGTCCAGACCGGCGTCGAGGCCTGTGATGACGGCAATCAGATCGACAACGACGAGTGCCGCAACAACTGCTCGCGGCCGGGCTGCGGTGACGGCGTGCTGCAGCCAGGGGAGGCGTGCGACGACGGCAACCAGAGCAACGATGATGGCTGCCTGAACACCTGCATCGTGGCCTCCTGCGGCGACGGCTTCGTCAGGACCGGCGTCGAGGAGTGCGACGACGGCAACCAGGACGACACCGACGAGTGCGTCGAAGGCTGCGTCGAGGCCGCCTGCGGCGATGGCTTCGTCCAGGAAGGGGTCGAGGACTGCGACGACGGCAACACCACGAGCGGCGATGGCTGCTCGGCCACCTGCTCGAGTGAAGGCCAGGGCGGTGCTGGCGGTGGCTCGGGCGGCAGCGGTGGCGAAGGCGGCCTCGGCGCAGGTGGCGCTGGCGGCGCCGGGGGTGAAGGCGGCCTCGGCGCAGGTGGCGCGGGCGGCGACGGACTTGGCGGCGTCGGCGGCTCCGGAGGCCAGGGCGACGGCGACGTCGAAGACGACGGTGGCTGCGGGTGCCGAGCCGCAGGCAGCGAGCGTGGCCCGCAAGGGAGCGCCCTGTTGCTGCTGGGTGGCCTGGCTGCCCTGATGGCACGGCGGCGCCGCGTGAAGCTGGCCGCCTGA